From the genome of Pelagicoccus enzymogenes:
GCGGCGATTGCGCCCAGCCGGACTGGAATCCGGTGCACGACAACAAGATCGCTTTTAGCGCGGCGATCGGCTCAGGCCGCCAGATCGTGATCTACGATTCGCGTTTGGGCAAGAGCCGCATCATCTCCAACGAATCGGGTGACGCCATCGAGCCGCACTGGTTGGCGGACGGTCGACATCTCGTCTATACCCATCGTCGCGCCAATCGCAGCGAGATAAAGATTATGGATACCGCGGCGGAGCCGAACCAGTTCGGCAAGAGCTACGTCATATCAGGTAGCCGGGTAAAGGTCTCGCAGCCAGCCTTCGTGAAGTAGGACGCTGCAGCTCGCAGGCGCGGCGGCTTGGCATCGCGACGACTCTTTCGGGGTTGGGCGCTTAAACCGAGCGTCTTCGGAGAAGCCACGCCACCTGAAACATTTTGGTCATTTGCCAAAAAAAAGCCGAGCCCCTTAGGCGCTCGGCTTGATTGTATTCAGAAATTTGATGCCGCTTAGAGGGCGGCTTCGTAGTTGGCGTTGGCCGCTTCCCAATTCACTACGTTCCAGAATGCCGCGATGTAGTCTGGGCGGCGATTTTGGTAGTTGAGGTAGTAGGCGTGTTCCCAGACGTCGAGTCCGATAACTGGCTTTCCGCCTTCCATTATGGGAGAGTCTTGATTTGGAGTGGAGCAAACGCAGAGCTTGCCGTCCTTGACGCAGAGCCATGCCCATCCGCTTCCGAAGCGAGTCGCGCCCGCCTTGGCGAAAGCTTCCTTGAAAGCGTCGAATCCGCCGAGCTCGGCGTCGATAGCCGCTGCCAGCTTTCCGACTGGAGAGCCGCCGCCGTTAGGTCCGATAACCTTCCAGAAGAAGCTGTGGTTTGCGTGGCCGCCAGCGTTGTTGCGTACGCCTCCACGCTTTTCTTCAGGAACGGCATCGAGGTTGGCGATGAGTTCTTCGACGGACTTCGACTCGAGGTCGGTGCCAGCGATCATGCCGTTCACGTTGTTGATGTAAGTCTGATGGTGCTTGCTGTGATGGATCTCCATCGTGCGGGCGTCGAAGTGCGGTTCGAGCGCGTCGTATGCGTAGTCAAGTGCGGGGAGTTCGTATGCCATAGTATTTACTGTTGGTTTTAGGTGGTTAGGAAAATTGGAAGCTCCGTTTTTAAAGAAAGAATAAACTTTGTCAAATAGAAGCTTTGCCCATGTCGCGTTTTAGTTGGAAGAAGGC
Proteins encoded in this window:
- a CDS encoding superoxide dismutase → MAYELPALDYAYDALEPHFDARTMEIHHSKHHQTYINNVNGMIAGTDLESKSVEELIANLDAVPEEKRGGVRNNAGGHANHSFFWKVIGPNGGGSPVGKLAAAIDAELGGFDAFKEAFAKAGATRFGSGWAWLCVKDGKLCVCSTPNQDSPIMEGGKPVIGLDVWEHAYYLNYQNRRPDYIAAFWNVVNWEAANANYEAAL